A region of the Arachis hypogaea cultivar Tifrunner chromosome 15, arahy.Tifrunner.gnm2.J5K5, whole genome shotgun sequence genome:
caaaaattcaaaataaaagccaagggaAACAGGGCAAtcaataccaattaatgaaggtattaaaccctcgcacgttcccagtaacagagcgctgatataaaagcgtgCACTTTCAgaggaaaacgttccacattcaaaaaattTCTACAAGTAAAGAAAtcgacaaatgctcgagttcagcttcactagagaaggatcgaagtcaaggactcgacctcaaaaaagaagaccgagctcaagcaggggcattgttcacaccctgggtcgagataTCCAATTCGAGATGTTCAGTAACAAAGAcatcgacctcttcaggtcaggctatccaacctcttctcaaatAGTTCGGTCAAATCGAGAAGAAAGCCCAGTaaggggcccaaatagaggagcacgacccaaattcaaaggcagtccaagcctataaaGATAAGGGCgtttcccttgaagataagctgacttcaactcaaagataagataagataagataactaaacttatcttatctaaaaagggttactctacaccattataaatacactagagcacccaggtataacttatactctgattctactaaaaaacctatttaatacccatgctaacttaagcatcggagtctcttgcaggcaccccccaccctccggtgacaaaggatcagcagtgcagccagtccaacaagtcggacacgacagctccggttGTCACCcatcagccggacacgtcatctccgaccagaacagaagatctcgtccgagatcgacctacagtttcaggtaaccctcggaacagtaggCATGTAGTATGGAGTAAAGACAAAGATTTCTCTTCATTGGGAGTAGGTTAGGTCATTAAAGAAGGGTACACCTAACCACCCAATGTGCAGAATTTTTCCTCCCAAGGAGCTTTTTCAAGGACATCTGACCTCCTTTTCCAGCATGAATTTAGCCGTGCCACCTCCTTTATGTGTCCTATCCATCAATCTCTTTTTCCATGTACCTATTCATCATAACAAGACAAAAACATCAAAACTCTACACTACACTTGGCAGCAAAAGTAATAAAGGTGGtaactaaaatttgaaaaattgaaaaaattggtTAAGTGTTTCTCATGAGGCAATGCTAGCCGTGACTTTATTATGCATGTGTGCACCcttggtggacaccaaacttagtgtttggcaaTGTGGTTCAAAGgattaattcacttttctagagtGCAAATCTCATGGATTTTGTGAATCATCCTAGGTAAGTTTACACTAAAATTTGTTTCCACCAAGCAATGTCATTGAAAGCTTAACAACATTCTTGTCacctttgattaaattattatgagaaacactttaatttttgaatatgaaataaaaaaaatatgaaacatGGTTGTAACTTCATGGAATTCAAGACTTAAGACAAATGGTCTCTCTTCAATTTTCAACATAGTATATATGTGACACTAGCTCAATGTTTGGCCATATACTTCAAGACAGTGCTGTAGTATATGTTCCAAGATGGCTATATGATCATCATGTTTTCAAAACCATTTTGGGGTGCCTtttggcacaccaaacttagagatggATAATATACTTCAAGCTGTTATATGCAAGTGTTCAATCTTTCTCTGAGAGCTTGATTTCATGTTAGTAAACTAGTGATTATTCATATCAAAGCAGTAAAATCAATAAACTAAAGCATGGGCTACCTCCCATGGAGTGCTTCTTTAACGTTATTAGCTTGACAGTTGATCTCTATCATGGAGGATTGTAGTGCCTGTggtcctctcctctcactatgaaactgtccccatttgattccttaaTAATTTTCAAATGCTCCAGGGAAAGGACTCTTCTGATTGTGAATACTTGAGGTAACTGACATGGGATGGTTGGAAGGTGAGGTGGGATTAGTGGATGGTGGATTGATATCACCTTGTCCCCAGGAGAAAAAACTTCTATAGGaatcttcttatttctctatccccttggcaatttctttccaactcttttctcttcttccagtAATACTCCAGTGACTCTTGTGTTAGGGAGGTCCATGTTAGCTGCTCTTTCTTATTCTTGTGGCTGCAGCTCTTCCTTGAGCTTCTTTGGTTGTTGTATCTCTTGAAATTCTTGCTTGTTCACCAAGGATAGTTTCAGGGGCTCTGCTTCTTGTTCACTGTTGCTTTCCTCCAGGCACATTTTTACTGTGATCATCCTTCGACTCTTTAGGTTCTGGCTCAGATTCAGGTGTAGGCTTGAAAACATGGAAGGTGAGATGTTCATCATGTATTTTCAGTATTAACTCTCCTTgttccacatctataagtgctctagcagtggctaaaaATGTTCTCGCCAGAATGATTGGATGGAGGTAACTTTCTTCCATGTCTAGAacaacaaagtctgtggggagaaagtacttcccaacctttaccaatacATTCTCCACTACTCCTAATGCCTGTTTCTGAGTCTTGTTAGCCAGTTGAAGGACTACATCTGTGGGTCTCAGCTCATTAATTTGTAGTTTCCTCATGAGAGATagtggcatgagatttatgcttgctcctagatcacagaatcctttgTCAATCATTGTATCACCTATaacacaggggatgtgaaaacttcctggatcttttttcttttgtaggCAAGTCCTTCtggatgagggcactgcattccttgTTTATCACCACTGTTTGTCCCCCCCTTCAAGGTGCTCTTCTTAGCTAGCAGCTCCTTCATACATTTAATGTAGGTAGGCATCTGTTGGAGGACTTCAAGGAAAGGGATGTTGACATGAAGAGACTTAAATATGTCCAGGAATCTAGTGTATATTTTCTCCTTCTTACTACCCCTGagtctctgaggaaatggtgcctCAGCCACATAAGGTTCCAGAATTTCCTCCTTTTTTGGTTCTTTCCCTTGTACAGgtttatttccttgttctttctcaTCCAAGTTTCCCTGGGAATCTCCTTGGCTATGCTCTATTGGCTTGCTAATGTCTTCTTCCAGGATTTCTTCATTTGTAAGAGTAATtgccttacattcttcccatctcaccttCTTTGTTTCTCACCTTGGATTCTTctcagtgtcacttgggaagctatcagtggaCTTGGGAATTTGCTGAGACAAGTATCCTACTTGAGATTCAAGTTTTTGGATAGTTTCTCCTCGGCTTCTCATACTGGCCCTTATTTCATCCTTGAATGCTCTATTATCTTGAACCTCCTTGCCAAGGTTATCAAGCATAGCTTCAATTCTAGATAGCCTATCCTCAGAGGGTGGATTGGGAATGAGATGTTGAGGCTGGTTATTTTGGCTTTGGTATGGTAGCTGGGAAGAGATGTTTTGTGTGGCTTTATATGGTCTTTGGTTTGAGTGTTGGTAGGTGAATCTATTGTAATTATTGGAGTTGTAAGGTCTATGATCTTGGCTTtggttttgttggtttccccacccaaagtttgggtggttcttccaaccagggTTATAGgttttagaatatggatcatgagCTTGCCTAGATGAATTTTCAAGGTAATTGGCTTCCTCCCAGTTAACTCCTTCCTCTGTGTACAACTCTCTTTGTAGGTCATGCGTATGCGCCATATGGCCAAAATCTTCACCCACGCGTggatcacacgtacgcgtcgatgccctTTTCCAACTTCAAAATCTTTGAAAATTATCGCGCACGTTGGACTCAACGTTGGATCCAACGTTAGACCACCAACGTTTGCatatccacgcgttcgcgtgtcCTATGCGTGTGTGTCAATTGGCCAAAACGcacacccacgcgtatgcatcgtTGCACATTTTCCCATTCTCCAAAACTTGAAATTGTCGAGCACGTTAGAGGTGGCGTTAGACCccaacgttgcctccaacgttggcaccttTCTACCTCAATATTGGACCCATAGTTGGAGTCCAAATTTGGCTCTAACTATGGTCTCTTGATTTAAAGTCTGAGGCATAGTTGGagtccaactttggctccaactatgcACCTTTCCTGGgcaacgtttgaggtaaagttggagtctaactttggctccaactttacACCTCGTTGAGTATGGACATTGCACCTAACGTTGGAgtaccaactttggctccaatgtTGGTCTTCCCCTTTTCTTCATCAACGTTTTAGGCaacgttggagcaccaactttAGCTCCAATGTTGCTCCTTTTTGCTTCCTTTCATGGCCCTCTTGTTGCTCATTTGTTCCCCTTCCTTAGCTTCCTTtttacctatcatcaatcaaataTTTGCATCAAAGTTTGCTATAATCACAAGATATTTGCATTATTCAATCATCAAGCAAAAATTTCATAAAGTCTTGTGGAAAGCACATAAATAACCAAGTTTAATTGAATCAAGGGATGCATGAAATTCTTATCCAAATGCTTaattatagctcaagaaagtgcataaaacctaatgaatacaaaagaaaaaggcttgtgaaactagcctaagatgccttggcattaCCCatccacttcaaaatcaaattttccacCTAAAACCCcacccatggccgaacctaaccctatcccactcctataaatacccctcttcatcacccttcatacacacacctctcatacaccATATAACACCCCATGGccgagccctctctctccctctatcttcctctattttcttcttcttctactccattcttcccttttctttatttttgctcgagaacgagcaaagttttaagtttggtgttggaaaagaaaAGCGTTTTTCTCtccattaccattcatggcacccaaggttagAGAATCCTCTAccaagaggaaagggaaggcaatagccgccacctctgaatcttgggagatggaaagattcatcaccaaagcccaccaaggccacttctatgaagtagtggcagagaagaaagtgatcactgaggtccctttcaaactcaagaagaatgagtatccagaaattTGAAGAGCATGCACAAAAGCCTATGCAGCCGCCtcagcatgagatccctgagatacctcaagggatgtacttttctcctcaaagctattgggatcaatggcaaatTTCACTTGGAGAACTAAGCACTAATATGGAGcaattgaggatggagcatcaagagcattccatcaccatcaatgaaataagagaagactaAAGAGCtgttagagaagatcaaagggctatgagggaagaacaacaaaggcaaaggagtgacattgaagagatcaagcatcacattggatcctcaaggaggagcactagccgcaATCATTAAAGGTGGACTTGTTCACTTTTACTTccttttccttttattattttgcTGTTTCTGTTATGTtttttctgttctcttgttctagttgcatgatcatttgtattgatgtcttaaaagttataaaatattccatatatctctcaccttacttaaaagaaaaattttatttgaaaagaattgagagatacatgaatttcaagtttaaaattagagtagttcaattattttgatatggtggcattgcttttgttttctaaatgtatgattaaatagtgcatatttaaagttggaattttagaatgttggctcttgaaagaataaggaaaaaggaaaattatgTGCAAAAGAAAAAGCTGATTCTTGAAGGAAGAAAAAGCatgtgcaaaagaaaaaaaaattattatgcatgtgaaaaaaaataataaaaacagaaaaatccattactgcccaaaaatgcaggaaaaggaaggcagattgaaaaagccaataacccttcaaACCTAaaagcaagggtaaaaggatccaaggctttgagcgttaatggataagagggcctaaaggaataaaatccttgcctaagcggctcaatcaagctgtccctaaccatgtgcttgtggtgtgaaggtgtcaagtgaaaaacttgagactgagcgattaaagtcgtggtccaaagcaaaaagagtgtgcttaagaactctggacacctctatctaggGATTTTAACAAAGCTgaatcataatctgaaaaggttcacccagttaaagtgtctgtggcatgaatgtatccggtggtaatactggaaaacaaagtgcttacggTCACGGCTAAGACTCTAAAAGGTatattcaagaataaaaaagaactgaactaggagagtcaataatatcatctggattctaagtttctaaagatgccaactattctgagtttcaatggatagtgagatgccaaaactatttagaagcaaaaagctactaagacccgctcatctaattgtaactgagcttcattggaaacctagaaatttattgtatcttaattttctttttatcctattgtgTTTATAGTTGCttcgggacaagcaacagtttaagtttggtgttatgatgagcagatattttatactctttttggcatcattttcatatagtttttagtgtgttttctttagtttttattaagtttttataggttttagtgttaaattcatatttttggattctactattagtttttgtgttttttgtacaattttaggtgatttctggctgaaatggaggagctggagcaaaagtctgattcagagacaaaaaaGCACTACATATGCTAtacggatctgacctccttacactcggaagagcttttttggagctacagaagtccaaatagagcgTTCTCAATGGATATGAAAACacgacttccagagctttctagaaatttataatagtccatactttgcttcagattagaaggcccaaagctaccgtccaacgccagcctcctaccctcttccaggcgtccagcacccacaaagcagagaccagcatccaaacacccaaagaggaccccctagccagagTTTTATGCCCTAAGagcctcatagcatgtggatctcatcaaatctcagcccaaacactcaccaagtgggctctagaagtggattttagcactaaaaagactgtttttgTAAGAATCGAGACAAATTAATCGTCT
Encoded here:
- the LOC140179294 gene encoding uncharacterized protein — its product is MIDKGFCDLGASINLMPLSLMRKLQINELRPTDVVLQLANKTQKQALGVVENVLVKVGKYFLPTDFVVLDMEESYLHPIILARTFLATARALIDVEQGELILKIHDEHLTFHVFKPTPESEPEPKESKDDHSKNVPGGKQQ